The following are encoded in a window of Puniceicoccales bacterium genomic DNA:
- a CDS encoding SIS domain-containing protein produces MKNYIKLCMDRHPNLGCCEADMSNSIDFLCDSFKKKHKLLLCGNGGSAADSGHMAAELLKGFKLKRKITGNIKNDLGEDLLEHLQGSLPAISLPDFVSLNTAYANDCSPEYVFAQLVFGLGLENDVLLAISTSGNSKNIILAARTALAKKMKVIGLTGKTGGQLANYCTVCIRVPEIETYLVQELHVVVYHTICLTIEQYFFDN; encoded by the coding sequence ATGAAAAATTACATAAAATTATGTATGGATCGACATCCTAATCTCGGTTGTTGCGAAGCCGATATGTCAAATTCCATTGATTTTCTATGTGACTCTTTCAAAAAAAAACACAAGCTTTTGCTCTGTGGCAACGGCGGAAGCGCCGCTGATTCAGGACATATGGCGGCCGAATTATTGAAAGGGTTCAAGCTTAAACGCAAAATCACTGGTAATATTAAAAATGACCTTGGCGAGGATCTTCTTGAGCACCTACAGGGATCTCTTCCGGCGATTTCATTGCCAGACTTTGTCTCTCTAAATACCGCCTATGCCAATGACTGCTCGCCGGAATATGTATTTGCCCAGCTAGTCTTTGGTCTTGGGCTAGAAAATGACGTTCTCCTGGCCATATCAACCTCAGGAAATTCAAAAAATATTATACTGGCTGCCAGGACTGCACTGGCAAAAAAAATGAAAGTAATCGGCCTTACTGGTAAAACCGGTGGCCAATTGGCCAATTATTGTACCGTTTGTATCCGGGTACCTGAAATCGAGACTTATCTGGTCCAAGAACTGCATGTCGTTGTATACCATACAATTTGCTTAACCATAGAGCAATATTTCTTTGATAACTAA
- the rpmG gene encoding 50S ribosomal protein L33, with protein MPREHVILECTEAKQEGKPVSRYMSTRNKKLQTERIEKMKYNKFLRRHTLHREIKK; from the coding sequence ATGCCAAGAGAACATGTGATTTTGGAGTGCACCGAAGCTAAACAGGAGGGAAAGCCTGTGTCGCGGTACATGTCCACAAGGAATAAGAAGCTTCAGACCGAGCGCATTGAGAAAATGAAGTATAATAAGTTCCTTAGGAGGCATACCCTTCATCGGGAAATTAAAAAGTAA
- a CDS encoding diadenylate cyclase has protein sequence MHLHRFLAKDRIIDIKSKTFNGAIVELLKICNLPKSSGDDNEILQRILDSEKTITTYLGDGIAMPHAKLKMTKPYVFAIGRCPNGLSYDNSSSYKQIKILFLLLSAEGEGLYLSTLATLARMLQDQSTINNLQNQSSLSAFRSEIGKIFGKSKPTENLGETKFNNLIFNKAKQIATAARCSAVMIFDDVITGDYYPGMDKFNELKILFVTQKTTAGSVRPSLSNNVIFVQSFSSHRLAQLRSAIIIGLTRGLIQGDEKICCISGITKSNLFDTISIIDIAKEFSSSVTNGKMFLHDGIRPEVLERLLAIVGDISIEGREGKPVGCLFVLGDIEKIRPFTKQLVLNPFFGYKEDERNILNPFMAETVKEFSSIDGAFIVRGDGVIESAGTLIQAPNNHKIQMPSGLGTRHAAAAIISLVSNSLAITVSESTNQITLFKDGKMTPLSEQSLSANTI, from the coding sequence ATGCATCTACACAGGTTTCTAGCAAAGGACAGGATTATTGATATCAAAAGCAAGACATTCAATGGTGCCATTGTCGAGCTTTTGAAAATATGCAATCTTCCAAAATCCTCCGGCGATGACAATGAAATCCTTCAACGCATTCTAGATTCTGAAAAGACCATAACAACCTATCTGGGTGACGGCATAGCCATGCCCCATGCTAAATTGAAGATGACAAAACCATATGTTTTTGCCATCGGCCGCTGCCCCAATGGTCTGTCCTATGACAATTCATCGAGTTATAAACAGATAAAAATATTGTTTTTGTTGCTATCAGCCGAAGGTGAAGGCTTATACCTGAGCACATTGGCTACGCTAGCAAGAATGTTACAGGATCAATCCACGATAAATAATTTACAGAACCAATCCTCTCTGTCCGCGTTTAGATCGGAAATAGGCAAGATATTTGGGAAAAGTAAGCCCACCGAAAATCTCGGTGAAACGAAATTCAATAACCTAATTTTCAATAAAGCCAAACAGATAGCCACCGCCGCCAGGTGTTCTGCCGTAATGATCTTCGATGATGTCATAACCGGCGATTACTACCCTGGCATGGACAAGTTCAATGAATTGAAGATATTGTTTGTTACACAGAAAACAACTGCCGGTTCGGTTCGGCCAAGTCTCTCTAACAATGTGATTTTTGTGCAATCTTTTTCATCTCACAGGTTGGCTCAATTGAGAAGCGCGATAATAATAGGGTTAACCCGAGGATTAATCCAAGGCGATGAAAAGATATGCTGCATCTCCGGTATAACCAAAAGTAATCTTTTTGATACCATATCTATCATAGATATAGCCAAAGAATTCAGTTCATCGGTGACCAATGGGAAAATGTTTCTGCATGATGGCATTAGACCTGAAGTCCTTGAGCGGTTACTGGCCATAGTTGGCGATATTTCCATAGAAGGTCGAGAGGGGAAACCCGTTGGCTGTCTATTTGTTTTGGGAGATATAGAGAAAATAAGACCGTTTACTAAGCAACTGGTTCTGAACCCGTTCTTTGGGTACAAAGAGGATGAAAGGAATATTCTGAACCCGTTTATGGCTGAAACGGTGAAAGAATTTTCATCCATAGATGGCGCATTTATTGTCCGGGGCGATGGCGTCATAGAATCGGCCGGCACATTAATACAGGCGCCAAACAACCATAAGATCCAGATGCCAAGCGGCCTGGGAACTCGACATGCAGCCGCAGCAATCATATCGCTTGTTTCCAACAGCCTGGCAATCACCGTGTCGGAAAGTACAAACCAAATCACTCTGTTCAAGGACGGTAAAATGACGCCATTGTCGGAACAAAGCCTTTCAGCAAACACCATATAG
- a CDS encoding DUF502 domain-containing protein: protein MKNYTMQSMLKKLRNALITGLILILPLGITIIVVDLLLDYVGAPASKFFLSFFKISIPSAFWMNTIINVFSTLVLVITIALFGFLSKYVLGKSIISLTEKVIARLPFINTVYKTVKQIVETFSRNRDAVFQNTVLVRFPHKNSYAIGFVTSESGGEIQKNVGKPVVNVLVPTTPNPTSGFLLLIPKDEVIYLDMSVADGMKMIISGGVVTPCVSGTNGTILDN, encoded by the coding sequence ATGAAAAATTACACAATGCAGTCCATGTTGAAGAAGTTGCGTAACGCATTGATAACGGGGCTCATACTGATACTACCGTTGGGAATAACCATAATTGTGGTTGATCTACTTTTGGATTACGTAGGAGCACCAGCTAGCAAGTTTTTTCTGAGTTTTTTCAAAATATCTATCCCAAGTGCGTTCTGGATGAACACCATCATCAACGTATTTTCCACACTGGTGCTTGTTATCACCATAGCATTGTTCGGGTTTCTATCTAAGTATGTGCTGGGCAAAAGCATAATAAGCCTGACCGAAAAAGTCATCGCCAGACTTCCGTTCATAAACACGGTCTACAAAACGGTAAAACAGATCGTCGAAACATTCAGCAGAAATCGGGACGCGGTTTTTCAGAACACCGTGCTGGTCAGGTTTCCACACAAAAATTCCTATGCGATTGGCTTCGTTACTAGTGAAAGCGGTGGTGAGATTCAAAAAAACGTCGGCAAACCCGTTGTCAATGTCCTCGTTCCGACTACCCCAAATCCAACCAGCGGGTTTCTTCTATTAATACCAAAAGACGAGGTGATTTATCTCGACATGTCCGTGGCTGATGGCATGAAAATGATCATATCTGGCGGTGTTGTAACCCCCTGTGTATCCGGCACAAACGGCACAATCTTAGATAATTAA
- the ybeY gene encoding rRNA maturation RNase YbeY: protein MQRVVSVLDSCENFLVNQRLVVALFRYLDDIGVYNIPPGDLSVAFVNEAVMASLHGRFLDDPVPTDVITFDGDSQMNFAGEIIVCPDYGYDRCNEFGTTLDSEIMLYLVHGYLHLAGLDDVNDRDLAEMREAEAKCMAHLNSGMNLAKSPCLIKYIGS from the coding sequence GTGCAACGAGTTGTTAGTGTATTAGATTCCTGTGAAAATTTCCTGGTGAATCAACGGTTGGTGGTTGCATTGTTTAGATATTTGGATGACATTGGTGTCTATAATATACCACCGGGGGATTTGTCCGTAGCCTTTGTCAATGAGGCTGTTATGGCTTCTCTTCACGGTAGGTTCCTCGATGACCCGGTTCCCACCGATGTGATAACCTTCGATGGCGATAGCCAGATGAATTTTGCCGGAGAAATCATCGTATGCCCAGATTATGGTTATGATCGCTGCAATGAATTTGGAACGACTTTAGACTCGGAAATCATGCTCTACCTGGTCCATGGATACTTGCATCTGGCTGGGCTAGATGATGTTAATGATAGAGATCTGGCCGAAATGAGAGAGGCTGAAGCAAAATGTATGGCTCATCTGAATTCGGGTATGAATTTAGCTAAAAGCCCTTGTTTGATAAAATATATTGGGTCCTAG